One window from the genome of Bradyrhizobium xenonodulans encodes:
- a CDS encoding L-idonate 5-dehydrogenase: protein MTSTALAATLFGPEDLRMIEHPLDKLADGMVRIRFGAGGICGSDMHYFRHARTGDFVVKSPLVLGHEISGEVVEIAGSAANLKIGDRVAVNPSRWCGHCVACREGRPNLCENIYFMGSASKTPHMQGGFANYFDAVPAQCVKIPDHVSYQAAALAEPLAVCLHAVARAGNIEGKRGIIFGAGPIGLLTMLAAHRAGMADITVADIAPAPLAFATRLGASHVENVSGGEEGLKEQAASRPYDVAFEVSGTAAGLASAIGIVRRGGVVVQIGNLPGGQIPTPSNAVMAKEIDLRGSFRFGFEFMTAVELIGNGSVDVLSLVTAERPLSTAPDALRLALDRSQSVKVVLTAN, encoded by the coding sequence ATGACCTCCACAGCTCTCGCCGCGACCCTGTTCGGCCCCGAAGACCTGCGCATGATCGAGCATCCGCTCGACAAGCTCGCAGACGGCATGGTGCGTATCCGCTTCGGTGCCGGCGGCATCTGCGGCTCGGACATGCATTATTTCCGTCATGCCCGGACCGGCGATTTCGTCGTGAAGTCGCCATTGGTGCTCGGTCATGAGATTTCGGGCGAGGTCGTGGAGATCGCGGGCTCGGCCGCGAACCTCAAGATCGGTGACCGCGTCGCGGTCAACCCGTCGCGCTGGTGCGGCCATTGCGTCGCCTGCCGCGAGGGCCGGCCGAATCTGTGCGAGAACATCTATTTCATGGGCTCGGCGTCGAAGACGCCGCACATGCAGGGCGGCTTTGCCAATTATTTCGACGCGGTGCCGGCGCAGTGCGTGAAGATTCCGGACCATGTGTCCTATCAGGCTGCGGCGCTCGCCGAGCCGCTCGCGGTCTGCCTGCACGCGGTCGCGCGCGCCGGCAATATCGAGGGCAAGCGCGGCATCATCTTTGGTGCCGGCCCGATCGGGCTACTGACCATGCTCGCCGCACATCGCGCCGGTATGGCCGACATCACCGTCGCCGACATCGCGCCGGCACCGCTCGCCTTTGCGACCCGGCTCGGTGCATCCCACGTCGAGAATGTCTCGGGCGGCGAGGAGGGCCTGAAGGAGCAGGCCGCCTCACGTCCCTATGACGTGGCGTTCGAAGTCTCGGGCACGGCGGCGGGGCTCGCGAGCGCCATCGGCATCGTCAGGCGCGGTGGCGTCGTGGTGCAGATCGGCAACCTGCCGGGCGGCCAGATCCCGACGCCGTCGAATGCGGTGATGGCGAAGGAGATCGACCTGCGCGGCTCGTTCCGCTTCGGCTTCGAGTTCATGACTGCGGTGGAGCTGATCGGCAACGGCAGCGTTGACGTGCTGTCGCTGGTCACCGCCGAGCGGCCGCTGTCGACTGCGCCGGATGCGCTGCGGCTGGCGCTCGACCGCTCGCAGAGCGTCAAGGTCGTGCTGACCGCGAACTGA
- a CDS encoding TRAP transporter large permease — protein MLLLLGGFLVLMLLGVPVAIAMAASSLLYILVSGVTPDVTLAQRMIAGVESFPLLAVPFFILAGNLMNIAGVTGRIYKFAVALVGWMRGGLGHVNIIGSVIFSGMSGTAIADAAGLGTIEIKAMKDHGYSTEFSVGVTAASATLGPIIPPSLPFVIYGMMANVSIGALFLGGVIPGIVLTLFMMATVTYFAHKNKWGSDTPFSWPQLGSAAIEIVIVLSFPMAIWLMTLAGLSVNVAVVIGLGTLLVIDWYFDFSAVMALMAPVILIGGMTLGWFTPTEAAVAAVIWSLFLGLVRYRTMTFQTVAKATFDTIETTASVLFIVTAASIFAWLLTVSQAAQMLSDWMLSITHNKWVFLALANVLILFVGCFIDTTAAITILVPILLPIVLKLGIDPIHFGLIMTLNLMIGLLHPPLGMVLFVLARVAKLSVERTTVAILPWLVPLMLALIAITYIPELTLWLPKYMGLSK, from the coding sequence ATGCTGCTGTTGCTCGGAGGCTTTCTCGTCCTGATGTTGCTCGGCGTTCCCGTGGCGATCGCCATGGCCGCGTCGTCGCTGCTCTACATCCTGGTCAGCGGTGTGACGCCCGACGTCACGCTGGCGCAGCGCATGATCGCCGGTGTCGAGAGCTTTCCGCTGCTCGCGGTGCCGTTCTTCATCCTGGCCGGCAACCTCATGAATATCGCCGGTGTCACCGGGCGCATCTACAAATTCGCCGTCGCCCTCGTCGGCTGGATGCGCGGCGGCCTCGGCCACGTCAACATCATCGGCTCGGTGATCTTCTCCGGCATGTCCGGCACCGCGATCGCGGATGCCGCCGGTCTCGGCACCATCGAGATCAAGGCGATGAAGGATCACGGCTATTCCACCGAGTTCTCGGTCGGCGTCACCGCGGCCTCCGCGACGCTCGGGCCGATCATCCCGCCGTCGCTGCCCTTCGTGATCTACGGCATGATGGCGAATGTCTCGATCGGCGCGTTGTTCCTCGGCGGCGTCATTCCCGGCATCGTCCTGACGCTGTTCATGATGGCCACCGTCACCTACTTTGCGCACAAGAACAAATGGGGCAGCGACACGCCGTTCTCCTGGCCGCAGCTCGGCTCGGCGGCGATCGAGATCGTCATCGTGCTGTCGTTCCCGATGGCGATCTGGCTGATGACGCTCGCCGGTCTCTCGGTCAACGTCGCGGTCGTGATCGGTCTTGGCACGCTGCTGGTGATCGACTGGTATTTCGATTTCTCGGCGGTGATGGCGCTGATGGCGCCGGTGATCCTGATCGGCGGCATGACGCTCGGCTGGTTCACACCGACGGAAGCGGCGGTTGCCGCCGTGATCTGGTCGCTGTTCCTCGGCCTCGTCCGCTACCGCACCATGACGTTCCAGACCGTCGCCAAGGCGACCTTCGACACCATCGAGACCACGGCTTCGGTGCTGTTCATCGTCACGGCCGCCTCGATCTTCGCCTGGCTGCTGACGGTGTCGCAGGCCGCCCAGATGCTGTCGGACTGGATGCTCAGCATCACCCACAACAAATGGGTGTTTCTGGCGCTCGCCAACGTGCTGATCCTGTTTGTCGGCTGCTTCATCGACACCACGGCGGCGATCACCATCCTGGTGCCGATCCTGCTGCCGATCGTGCTCAAGCTCGGCATCGACCCCATCCATTTCGGTCTGATCATGACACTGAACCTGATGATCGGGCTGCTGCACCCGCCGCTCGGCATGGTGCTGTTCGTGCTTGCCCGCGTCGCAAAGCTCTCGGTCGAGCGCACGACGGTCGCGATCCTGCCCTGGCTGGTGCCGCTGATGCTCGCGCTGATCGCGATCACCTACATTCCCGAACTGACCCTCTGGCTGCCAAAATACATGGGACTTTCCAAATGA
- a CDS encoding TRAP transporter small permease, producing MSSVEVHRQITGDEIAHTFEEEATPKVDLGVYAFEDWVALAIFWVMALAVFLQFFTRYVLNDSYAWTEEIATYCLIGVVFIGASMCVRLSRHIQVDLVYRYLPQPVGRALSTVIDLIRIAFFGYATKLVWTYIQIIGDEQMTTINFPKNYVYYAVLLGFVLMFLRSLQAALQHWRQGYSVLERPGAYDGSEI from the coding sequence ATGTCGAGCGTCGAAGTGCACCGGCAGATCACCGGGGATGAGATCGCCCATACCTTCGAGGAGGAGGCGACGCCGAAGGTCGATCTCGGCGTTTACGCCTTCGAGGACTGGGTGGCGCTCGCGATCTTCTGGGTGATGGCGCTCGCCGTCTTCCTCCAGTTCTTCACCCGCTACGTGCTCAACGATAGCTATGCCTGGACCGAGGAGATCGCGACCTATTGCCTGATCGGCGTGGTCTTCATCGGCGCCTCGATGTGCGTGCGGCTGTCGCGGCACATCCAGGTCGACCTCGTCTACCGCTATCTGCCGCAACCCGTGGGGCGCGCGCTGTCGACGGTCATCGACCTGATCCGGATCGCCTTCTTCGGCTACGCCACCAAGCTGGTCTGGACCTACATCCAGATCATCGGTGACGAGCAGATGACCACGATCAACTTCCCCAAGAACTACGTCTATTACGCGGTGCTGCTCGGTTTCGTGCTGATGTTCCTGCGTTCGTTGCAGGCCGCGCTGCAACATTGGCGGCAGGGTTATTCGGTCCTCGAACGTCCCGGTGCCTACGACGGGTCGGAGATATAA
- a CDS encoding sialic acid TRAP transporter substrate-binding protein SiaP produces MLKKMTTVLAVSAAAMFATTHAGIAQTKLKWAHVYETSEPFHTASVWAAQEIGKRTNGRYAIDVYPASQLGKEADINQGLSLGSVDIIISGSSFAAKSFPPIGVTYYPYTFRDADHLLAYTKSDIFKELAKGYEDKSGHHIVAVTYYGVRQTSSNKPIKTCADMKGLKMRVPDVPAYLAMPRACGANTAPIAFAEVYLALQNGTVEAQENPLTTIEAKKFYEVQKHIVLTGHIVDHLNTVIAGALWKKLSDEDKKIFTDVAQEAAAKATGEIKQNEAKLVAFFKDKGLTVTEVDKNEFRDTVLKNVAFETFGYRKADWEKIQAVK; encoded by the coding sequence ATGTTGAAGAAGATGACAACGGTGCTCGCGGTTTCCGCCGCGGCGATGTTTGCGACGACCCATGCCGGCATCGCGCAGACCAAGCTCAAATGGGCCCATGTCTACGAGACCTCGGAGCCGTTCCATACCGCTTCGGTCTGGGCCGCGCAGGAGATCGGCAAGCGCACCAACGGGCGCTATGCGATCGACGTCTATCCGGCGTCTCAGCTCGGCAAGGAAGCCGACATCAACCAGGGCCTGTCGCTCGGCTCGGTCGACATCATCATCTCCGGCTCGAGCTTCGCGGCCAAGAGCTTTCCGCCGATCGGCGTGACCTATTATCCCTACACCTTCCGCGACGCCGACCATCTGCTCGCCTACACCAAGAGCGACATCTTCAAGGAACTCGCCAAGGGCTACGAGGACAAGAGCGGCCATCACATCGTCGCGGTGACCTATTACGGCGTGCGCCAGACCTCGTCGAACAAGCCGATCAAGACTTGCGCCGACATGAAGGGCCTGAAGATGCGGGTGCCCGACGTGCCGGCCTATCTCGCCATGCCGCGCGCATGCGGCGCCAACACCGCGCCGATTGCCTTCGCCGAGGTCTATCTCGCGCTCCAGAACGGCACCGTCGAGGCGCAGGAGAACCCGCTGACCACGATCGAGGCCAAGAAGTTCTACGAGGTGCAGAAGCACATTGTGCTGACCGGCCATATCGTCGATCACCTCAACACCGTGATCGCTGGCGCGCTGTGGAAGAAGCTCTCTGACGAGGACAAGAAGATCTTCACCGACGTGGCGCAGGAGGCCGCAGCGAAAGCCACCGGCGAGATCAAGCAGAACGAAGCCAAGCTGGTCGCCTTCTTCAAGGATAAGGGCCTGACCGTGACCGAGGTCGACAAGAACGAGTTCCGCGACACCGTGCTGAAGAACGTCGCGTTCGAGACCTTTGGGTATCGCAAGGCGGACTGGGAAAAGATCCAGGCGGTGAAATAA
- a CDS encoding FadR/GntR family transcriptional regulator gives MPLEAVEARRLYRQVADQLRSLIDSGEYAVGSRLPTERELAEQLKISRPTVREALIALEVEGRLRIRVGSGIYVIEPAAIAAPAPASVIEGPFELLRAREFLESAIAEQAARVATKDDVARIDASLVAMENVEHPGEASMVHDRAFHVAIAGSLGNAVLVRVVGELFDQRLNPYFAQLAHYFESPGTWRTALDEHRAVRDAIAARDPDTAREAMRNHLARSQERFAQNFGAENAAGSSSGRSRPERSPAKPSKPKHAPKKKRAESRVARRR, from the coding sequence GTGCCGCTGGAAGCTGTGGAGGCGAGACGGCTCTATCGCCAGGTCGCCGATCAATTGCGAAGCCTGATCGACAGCGGCGAGTACGCGGTCGGCAGCCGCTTGCCGACCGAGCGCGAGCTCGCCGAACAGCTCAAGATCTCGCGGCCGACCGTACGCGAAGCCCTGATCGCGCTCGAGGTCGAAGGCCGCCTGCGCATCCGCGTCGGCTCCGGCATCTATGTGATCGAGCCCGCCGCAATTGCCGCGCCCGCACCCGCTTCCGTCATCGAGGGTCCGTTCGAGCTGCTCCGCGCCCGTGAATTCCTGGAAAGCGCCATCGCCGAACAGGCCGCGCGCGTGGCAACGAAGGACGACGTCGCCCGCATCGATGCGTCGCTTGTCGCGATGGAGAATGTCGAGCATCCCGGCGAAGCCTCGATGGTGCACGACCGTGCCTTCCACGTCGCGATCGCCGGAAGTCTCGGCAATGCCGTTCTGGTGCGCGTGGTCGGCGAGTTGTTCGATCAGCGCCTCAACCCCTATTTCGCGCAGCTTGCGCATTATTTCGAGAGCCCGGGCACCTGGCGCACCGCGCTCGACGAGCATCGCGCCGTGCGCGACGCGATTGCCGCGCGCGACCCTGACACTGCGCGCGAGGCCATGCGAAACCATCTGGCGCGTTCGCAGGAGCGCTTTGCGCAGAATTTCGGCGCCGAGAACGCAGCGGGATCGTCGTCCGGGCGCAGCCGCCCGGAGCGATCGCCGGCAAAACCATCAAAACCGAAACATGCGCCGAAGAAGAAGCGGGCCGAGAGCAGAGTTGCGCGACGGCGATGA
- a CDS encoding mannitol dehydrogenase family protein: MRHISTRVGRANLDRLPPAIRRPAYDRSRVTPGIVHLGLGAFHRAHQAVVIDDCLAAGSSSWGIIGASLRSPDTRDALAPQDHLYTVAVRAAEGTEHRVIGALLDSVVAREKPAALVERMADPAIRIVSLTVTEKGYCHTPQTGDLDERHPDVVHDLNNFDAPRSAPGFIVAALARRRAQGLAPFTVLCCDNLAANGHTVQRIVTQFAALRSKDLGKWIADNAAFPSTMVDRIVPETTDADRDAVSSALGLRDAWPVMTEPFTQWVVEDRFTAGRPDLAAAGVELVTDVKPFELMKLRLLNASHSALAYLGYLAGHETIADTMQDPHFARLAAQVMEEAAVTLTMPSGTDLSAYRASLLKRFSNPALHHRTWQIAMDGSQKLPQRLLGAMQDRLAKGLPIATHALAVAGWMRYVSGLDEHGRAIDVRDPLAAEFAALAREAGPVAERLAPALLGVEKVFGPLGADLRLREAVTAALGRLYKDGARRAVETSVSA; this comes from the coding sequence ATGCGCCATATTTCAACGCGCGTTGGCCGCGCCAATCTCGACCGGCTGCCGCCAGCGATCCGCCGCCCGGCCTATGACCGTTCGCGCGTCACGCCCGGCATCGTGCATCTCGGCCTTGGGGCGTTTCATCGCGCCCATCAGGCCGTGGTCATCGACGATTGCCTTGCCGCAGGTAGCTCGTCCTGGGGCATCATCGGCGCGAGCCTGCGCAGCCCCGATACGCGCGACGCCCTCGCTCCGCAGGATCATCTTTATACTGTGGCGGTCCGCGCCGCCGAAGGCACCGAGCACCGCGTCATCGGCGCGCTGCTCGACAGCGTCGTCGCGCGCGAGAAGCCGGCAGCCTTGGTCGAGCGGATGGCCGATCCCGCCATTCGCATCGTCTCGCTCACCGTCACCGAGAAGGGCTATTGCCACACGCCGCAGACCGGCGACCTCGACGAGCGGCATCCTGATGTCGTGCACGATCTGAATAATTTTGACGCGCCGCGCTCGGCGCCGGGCTTCATCGTCGCGGCTCTGGCGCGGCGCCGGGCGCAAGGCCTTGCCCCCTTCACCGTGCTCTGCTGCGACAATCTCGCCGCCAACGGCCACACTGTGCAGCGGATCGTGACGCAGTTCGCGGCGCTTCGCTCCAAGGACCTCGGCAAATGGATTGCGGATAACGCCGCCTTCCCCTCGACCATGGTCGACCGCATCGTACCGGAAACCACGGATGCCGACCGCGATGCGGTGTCATCCGCCCTCGGCCTACGCGACGCTTGGCCGGTGATGACCGAACCGTTCACGCAATGGGTGGTCGAGGACCGTTTCACGGCGGGCCGGCCCGATCTTGCCGCAGCCGGCGTCGAGCTCGTCACCGACGTCAAGCCGTTCGAGCTGATGAAGCTGCGGCTGCTCAACGCCAGCCATTCCGCGCTGGCCTATCTCGGCTATCTCGCGGGCCACGAGACCATCGCCGACACCATGCAGGATCCGCATTTCGCGCGCCTCGCCGCGCAGGTGATGGAGGAGGCCGCGGTGACACTGACCATGCCGTCAGGCACTGATCTTTCCGCCTACCGCGCTTCGCTGCTCAAGCGTTTTTCCAATCCGGCGCTGCATCACCGCACCTGGCAGATCGCAATGGACGGCTCGCAAAAGCTGCCGCAGCGCCTGCTCGGCGCGATGCAGGACCGCCTCGCCAAGGGCCTGCCGATCGCGACGCATGCGCTCGCGGTGGCCGGCTGGATGCGCTACGTCAGCGGCCTCGACGAGCACGGCCGCGCCATCGACGTGCGCGATCCCCTCGCCGCCGAGTTCGCCGCGCTGGCGCGCGAGGCGGGTCCTGTGGCCGAGCGGCTCGCGCCCGCATTGCTCGGCGTGGAAAAAGTGTTCGGGCCGCTGGGCGCCGATCTGCGCCTGCGCGAGGCCGTGACTGCGGCGCTTGGCCGCCTTTATAAGGACGGTGCGCGGCGGGCGGTGGAGACATCAGTCTCGGCGTGA
- a CDS encoding nuclear transport factor 2 family protein, which produces MAKDSKVIAANAAFYAAFSAGDFDGMERMWADDDAISCIHPGWPAIIGRATVIGSWRDILQNPERPQITCAEPQAIIDGDSARVLCIEIVDGTALAAANHFRRVGDDWRLVHHQSSPIAQIVEQAEDDRASHRVH; this is translated from the coding sequence ATGGCAAAGGACAGCAAGGTCATCGCCGCGAACGCGGCCTTTTACGCCGCCTTTTCAGCCGGCGACTTCGACGGCATGGAACGGATGTGGGCGGATGACGACGCCATCTCCTGCATCCATCCCGGCTGGCCGGCCATCATCGGCCGCGCCACCGTGATCGGAAGCTGGCGCGACATCCTGCAAAATCCGGAACGGCCCCAGATCACCTGTGCCGAACCCCAGGCCATCATCGACGGCGACAGCGCCCGCGTGCTCTGCATCGAGATCGTCGACGGTACCGCTTTGGCCGCCGCAAACCATTTTCGGCGTGTCGGCGACGACTGGCGCCTGGTGCATCACCAGTCGAGCCCGATTGCGCAGATTGTCGAGCAGGCCGAGGACGATAGAGCAAGTCACCGGGTGCACTGA
- a CDS encoding HAD family hydrolase, whose protein sequence is MQAEAFALAPADAAELIRRAAALIFDVDGTLAETEELHRQAFNHAFVHHGLGWHWDRAVYKDLLRVTGGKERMRAYHAQLGIAPPLPDADVAKLHRIKTAHYAELVESGCCPLRPGVTDLLAAAKARGQRLAIATTTSHGNIDALLSQALGRRWAADFDAIVAGDDVRHKKPAPDVYLEILARLKLDASDCVAIEDSGNGLIAASRAGIPVLITRSMFFRDDDFGAAQAVLDDLSELEGSIQKTEKQPHAQ, encoded by the coding sequence ATGCAGGCAGAAGCGTTCGCTCTGGCGCCGGCGGATGCCGCCGAACTGATCCGCCGCGCGGCCGCGCTGATCTTCGATGTCGACGGGACCCTCGCCGAGACCGAGGAGCTGCATCGGCAGGCTTTCAACCATGCCTTCGTCCATCACGGGCTCGGCTGGCATTGGGACCGTGCCGTCTACAAGGACCTGCTGCGGGTCACGGGCGGCAAGGAACGCATGCGCGCCTACCACGCGCAGCTGGGGATCGCCCCGCCATTGCCGGACGCGGACGTCGCAAAACTCCACCGCATCAAGACCGCGCATTATGCCGAGCTGGTCGAGTCCGGCTGCTGCCCCCTGAGGCCCGGTGTGACCGATTTGCTCGCCGCGGCAAAGGCGCGCGGCCAGCGGCTTGCGATCGCGACCACGACCTCGCACGGCAACATCGATGCGCTGCTCTCGCAGGCGCTGGGAAGGCGCTGGGCCGCGGATTTTGATGCGATCGTCGCAGGCGACGATGTCAGGCACAAGAAGCCGGCGCCGGATGTCTATCTCGAGATCCTGGCGCGACTGAAGCTGGACGCATCCGACTGCGTTGCGATCGAGGATTCCGGCAATGGGCTGATCGCGGCCTCGCGGGCCGGCATCCCCGTCCTCATCACCCGAAGCATGTTTTTTCGGGACGATGACTTCGGCGCGGCGCAAGCGGTCCTGGATGATTTGTCGGAACTCGAGGGCTCAATACAAAAAACTGAAAAACAACCCCATGCACAGTAG
- a CDS encoding SDR family oxidoreductase, which yields MRLFILGLGYSARHFIRRFGGTFSHIAGTVRDPAKQDDLGEIEVHAFSASTPPARETIERIGDADALLVSIPPDSTGDPALAAFGDALAAGRRKIVYLSTIGVYGDHAGGWVGESTPPQATLERTRMRIAAEQAWTEMAHGDVAILRLAGIYGPGRNALATLRAGTARRIIKPGQVFNRIHADDIASTIMAALRHQGGGIFNVCDDEPAPPQDVIVYAAQLMGMAPPPEEAFATAEMSAMARSFYASSARVSNAKLKRELGVTLAHPTYRHGLDALWRAGEGR from the coding sequence ATGCGGCTCTTCATCCTCGGCCTCGGCTATAGCGCCCGGCACTTCATCCGCAGGTTCGGCGGCACCTTCTCGCATATTGCCGGCACCGTGCGCGATCCCGCGAAGCAGGATGACCTTGGCGAGATCGAGGTGCATGCCTTTTCCGCCAGCACTCCTCCGGCACGGGAGACGATCGAACGTATCGGCGACGCGGATGCCCTTTTGGTGTCGATCCCGCCCGACAGCACCGGCGATCCCGCGCTCGCGGCATTCGGCGACGCATTGGCGGCGGGCCGCCGCAAAATCGTCTATCTCTCGACCATCGGCGTGTATGGCGATCACGCCGGCGGATGGGTCGGCGAAAGCACGCCGCCGCAAGCGACGCTCGAGCGCACGCGGATGCGGATCGCTGCGGAGCAGGCCTGGACGGAGATGGCGCACGGCGATGTCGCGATCCTGCGGCTCGCGGGAATCTACGGCCCCGGCCGCAACGCCCTGGCGACGCTGCGCGCGGGGACGGCCAGGCGCATCATCAAGCCGGGGCAGGTCTTCAACCGCATCCACGCCGACGACATCGCCAGCACGATCATGGCCGCGCTTCGTCATCAGGGCGGCGGCATCTTCAACGTCTGCGACGACGAGCCCGCACCGCCGCAGGACGTGATCGTCTATGCTGCACAGCTGATGGGCATGGCACCGCCGCCCGAGGAAGCCTTCGCAACCGCCGAGATGTCGGCGATGGCGCGCAGCTTCTATGCCAGCAGCGCGCGCGTCTCCAATGCGAAATTGAAGCGCGAACTCGGCGTCACGCTTGCCCATCCGACCTACCGGCATGGCCTGGACGCGCTGTGGCGCGCCGGCGAAGGACGATAG
- a CDS encoding serine hydrolase domain-containing protein yields MNKTIAMIAAVAAVITFGAAHAAPLPEVNPDDAGFSKQGLARLDSFFAREIAAKRVPGAVVAIARDGKLVHYKAYGMLDPDKGTPMPVDAIFALASMTKPMAAVAGLTLMEQGKLPLQAKLSDYYPGFADMKVGVPQADGSLKLEPQASPIFIHDLYRHTSGLMYGGRPDSSSPVARQYPDGVAPAIEGDTQAFIDRMTKLPLAHQPSTEFEYGFSIDVLGAVVEKVSEQKLGDYLAANVWQPLGMKDATFHPTDAQRPRLARPFANDPLTGKPQAIKLLDTPTQFDCGGACSFATIGDYVRFGQMLLNGGELDGQRILGPKTVHHMTTNHLGPEIKNNVANVEPHRAGFGFGLSVAVRTGEGLSSVPGNPGEFTWNGAYGTQFFCDPKERLVVVVGTAAPGELRKYYREQVQDIVYGAMTK; encoded by the coding sequence ATGAACAAGACGATCGCCATGATCGCGGCGGTGGCTGCCGTCATCACATTCGGTGCAGCGCACGCCGCACCGCTGCCCGAAGTCAATCCCGACGACGCCGGCTTCTCGAAGCAGGGCCTAGCACGGCTCGACAGTTTCTTCGCGCGCGAGATCGCCGCCAAGCGCGTCCCCGGCGCGGTCGTCGCCATCGCGCGGGACGGCAAGCTCGTGCATTACAAGGCCTATGGCATGCTCGATCCGGACAAGGGCACGCCGATGCCGGTCGATGCGATCTTCGCGCTGGCCTCGATGACCAAGCCGATGGCGGCGGTGGCGGGCCTGACGCTGATGGAGCAAGGCAAGCTGCCGCTCCAGGCCAAGTTGTCCGATTACTATCCCGGCTTTGCCGACATGAAGGTCGGCGTGCCCCAGGCCGACGGCTCGCTCAAACTGGAGCCGCAGGCCTCGCCGATCTTCATCCATGATCTCTACCGGCATACATCGGGATTGATGTATGGCGGTCGTCCCGACAGTTCGAGCCCGGTCGCACGGCAATACCCCGATGGTGTCGCGCCGGCGATCGAGGGCGACACTCAGGCCTTCATCGACCGCATGACAAAGCTGCCGCTGGCGCATCAGCCATCGACCGAGTTCGAATACGGCTTCTCGATCGACGTGCTCGGCGCCGTGGTCGAGAAGGTGAGCGAGCAGAAGCTCGGCGACTATCTCGCCGCCAATGTCTGGCAGCCGCTCGGCATGAAGGACGCGACCTTCCACCCGACCGACGCGCAGCGCCCTCGCCTCGCCCGCCCGTTCGCCAACGATCCGCTGACCGGCAAGCCGCAGGCTATCAAGCTCCTGGACACGCCGACCCAGTTCGATTGCGGCGGGGCCTGCTCGTTTGCGACGATCGGCGACTACGTCCGCTTCGGGCAGATGCTGCTTAACGGCGGCGAGCTCGACGGCCAGCGTATCCTCGGACCGAAGACCGTGCATCACATGACGACCAATCATCTCGGCCCCGAGATCAAGAACAACGTGGCCAACGTCGAGCCGCATCGCGCCGGCTTCGGCTTCGGCCTGTCGGTCGCGGTCCGCACCGGCGAGGGCCTGTCGTCGGTGCCCGGCAATCCCGGCGAATTCACCTGGAACGGCGCCTACGGGACGCAGTTCTTCTGCGATCCCAAGGAGCGTCTCGTCGTGGTGGTGGGGACGGCCGCGCCTGGCGAGCTGCGCAAGTACTATCGCGAGCAGGTGCAGGACATCGTCTATGGCGCGATGACGAAGTGA
- a CDS encoding MarR family winged helix-turn-helix transcriptional regulator: protein MILAREAIELLGQMARILWFEGAKHGLRDREWMALRFLSRANRFSRTPSALASYVGTTRGTASFIIGELERLGYLERKRSATDKRSVMLSVTQQGKKFLVRDPISVLLEAIAVLDDEAKIRFRDTLRHVLDQADAAEQRHHTDVCKRCIFLREDRTATDSKATAEFSCRLFRAPIAEAEIDLLCTSFEHHRQ from the coding sequence ATGATTTTAGCTCGCGAAGCGATTGAATTGTTGGGGCAGATGGCCCGCATCCTGTGGTTCGAAGGCGCCAAGCATGGCCTGCGCGACCGCGAATGGATGGCGTTGCGCTTTCTCTCCCGCGCCAACCGTTTCTCGCGGACGCCCTCGGCGCTCGCGAGCTATGTCGGCACCACGCGCGGCACCGCGTCCTTCATCATCGGCGAGCTCGAGCGGCTCGGATATCTGGAACGAAAGCGCTCCGCCACCGACAAGCGATCGGTGATGCTGAGCGTGACGCAGCAGGGCAAGAAGTTCCTGGTGCGCGACCCCATCAGCGTTCTCCTCGAGGCGATCGCCGTCCTCGACGACGAAGCCAAGATCCGCTTTCGCGACACGCTCCGGCACGTGCTCGATCAGGCGGACGCCGCCGAGCAGCGGCATCACACCGACGTTTGCAAGCGCTGCATCTTCCTGCGTGAAGACCGCACCGCGACGGACAGCAAGGCGACGGCCGAATTCAGTTGCCGTCTGTTCCGCGCGCCGATCGCGGAGGCGGAGATCGATCTGCTATGCACCAGCTTCGAGCATCACCGCCAGTAA